In one window of Bdellovibrio bacteriovorus W DNA:
- a CDS encoding hypothetical protein (COG1664 Integral membrane protein CcmA involved in cell shape determination), translating into MSVENSPIHTEDLLAGHVTAILDKGTFFEGKLSFEGTVQIGGDFKGEIFTNDTIVINEGANIEAQIEAETIVISGRVEGNLFARRRVIMHPPATFKGTVTSPSLRIDEGVVFEGASYMPKS; encoded by the coding sequence ATGTCAGTAGAAAACTCTCCAATTCACACCGAAGATTTATTAGCGGGACATGTGACCGCTATTCTGGATAAGGGTACCTTTTTTGAGGGAAAACTCAGCTTTGAAGGGACCGTTCAAATCGGTGGTGATTTTAAAGGAGAAATTTTTACTAACGACACTATCGTTATTAATGAGGGTGCAAATATCGAGGCCCAAATTGAGGCTGAGACAATTGTGATAAGTGGTCGCGTTGAGGGTAATTTATTCGCTCGTAGACGTGTTATTATGCACCCTCCTGCTACTTTTAAAGGCACCGTGACTTCTCCGAGTCTAAGAATTGATGAAGGAGTCGTTTTTGAGGGTGCGTCTTATATGCCTAAGTCCTAG
- a CDS encoding ATP synthase B chain (COG0711 F0F1-type ATP synthase, subunit b), whose protein sequence is MDIFGQLGINTTAAYQFVIYSITLLFLSKVVFGPYAQALNERQKRTKGGEDLAVEFHAKATELQSEYETKTRDLAGQIKSIVDTQKSMASKESELIINRAKEESEQQIQKNRDVVTAAVKTAESELKNQTSAVATSITAKLLS, encoded by the coding sequence ATGGACATTTTTGGACAACTAGGTATTAATACCACAGCCGCATATCAGTTTGTTATCTACTCCATCACCTTGCTTTTTCTAAGCAAAGTCGTTTTCGGTCCTTATGCTCAGGCACTTAATGAAAGACAGAAACGCACTAAGGGTGGAGAGGATCTAGCTGTTGAGTTTCACGCTAAAGCCACAGAGCTTCAGTCGGAATATGAAACAAAGACACGAGACTTAGCAGGACAAATTAAGTCCATCGTTGATACTCAAAAATCAATGGCGTCAAAAGAATCTGAGTTGATCATTAATCGCGCAAAAGAAGAATCAGAACAACAGATTCAAAAAAATCGCGACGTGGTTACGGCTGCAGTAAAAACTGCAGAGTCTGAATTAAAAAATCAAACATCAGCTGTTGCGACGTCAATCACAGCGAAACTTTTAAGCTAA
- a CDS encoding ATP synthase, delta (OSCP) subunit, ATP synthase, delta (OSCP) subunit (COG0712 F0F1-type ATP synthase, delta subunit (mitochondrial oligomycin sensitivity protein)): MKVSEVSKRYAKALLESAKQNKTQEKVYTELQTVIKAVFVDSTVKTFFANPLISTEQKVAAIEASLRGAGLSEEVYNTIILLGKNDRLAVLDEVAMAYQELLDVENGVTRGVVKSAQPLSTEARAQIEKKIEGVLNKKIVLTYEQDPKLLGGVVAQVGGWTFDDSIDTHLKKLNEELNRRAN; this comes from the coding sequence GTGAAAGTAAGTGAAGTTTCTAAGCGCTACGCAAAGGCTCTTTTGGAGTCGGCAAAACAAAACAAGACTCAAGAAAAAGTTTATACAGAATTACAAACTGTTATTAAGGCAGTTTTTGTTGATTCAACAGTGAAAACTTTCTTCGCAAATCCATTAATTTCTACAGAACAAAAAGTAGCCGCTATTGAGGCATCTCTGCGCGGGGCTGGTCTTTCTGAAGAAGTTTACAACACGATCATTCTTCTTGGAAAAAATGATCGCCTAGCTGTTCTAGATGAGGTTGCAATGGCCTATCAAGAATTGCTGGATGTTGAAAATGGTGTAACTCGTGGAGTGGTAAAATCTGCACAACCTCTATCAACAGAGGCTCGCGCTCAGATCGAGAAAAAAATTGAAGGCGTATTAAATAAGAAGATCGTTCTAACATACGAACAAGATCCTAAGCTTTTGGGCGGCGTAGTTGCTCAAGTGGGTGGATGGACATTCGATGACAGTATCGATACTCACTTAAAAAAATTGAATGAAGAATTAAACAGGAGAGCCAACTAA
- a CDS encoding ATP synthase B chain (COG0711 F0F1-type ATP synthase, subunit b), whose amino-acid sequence MKLFITSLAVLLPSLAFAAEGLTPEVKKSIMYQAINVGILIAAVIYFGREGIKKFFADRRDQYLDAAKKSEAARLQAEKDFAEIKAKLANLDATKDETLVKAEKQAQEIKEGILKDALAISERIRQDAKLTADLEIQRAQRELREQLLKDSVNVAREALSKNIESQDQQKLQNNFINHVGV is encoded by the coding sequence ATGAAGTTATTTATTACTTCCTTAGCCGTTCTACTACCAAGCCTTGCATTCGCCGCTGAGGGATTAACTCCAGAAGTGAAAAAATCAATCATGTACCAAGCTATCAACGTGGGTATTTTGATTGCTGCTGTTATTTATTTTGGAAGAGAAGGCATTAAGAAGTTTTTTGCTGATAGAAGAGATCAATATCTGGATGCTGCAAAAAAATCGGAAGCCGCAAGACTTCAAGCAGAAAAAGATTTTGCTGAAATCAAAGCTAAGTTAGCGAACCTTGACGCAACTAAGGACGAAACTTTAGTTAAAGCTGAAAAACAAGCTCAGGAAATTAAAGAGGGGATCCTTAAGGATGCTCTAGCAATTTCTGAGCGCATTCGTCAGGATGCAAAACTAACTGCGGACCTGGAAATTCAAAGAGCACAAAGAGAATTGCGTGAACAACTTTTGAAAGATTCTGTGAATGTAGCCCGTGAAGCACTTTCAAAAAATATCGAATCTCAAGATCAACAAAAGTTGCAAAACAATTTCATTAATCACGTTGGGGTATAG